A genomic stretch from Gopherus evgoodei ecotype Sinaloan lineage chromosome 18, rGopEvg1_v1.p, whole genome shotgun sequence includes:
- the AURKAIP1 gene encoding aurora kinase A-interacting protein gives MLISRLTSQLAKTSRFAGHFLPRSVSSVLCSGPTPANYSTQPSDKNGAQPQRWYALDPELEEMLVPRKMSISPLESWLTVRFSLPKVEIINVHEKLGYEPTQQYDCPPCEREADVEEEEGEVSTNKVECKNVLKIRRRKMNRHKYKKLLKRTRFLRRKILDGRRKKRQAKFERDLKRIWRKAGLKKPSEGWQLPKIFVRTK, from the exons ATGTTGATATCACGGCTAACATCTCAGTTAGCGAAGACCTCACGATTTGCAG GACATTTTTTGCCAAGATCAGTGTCTTCTGTTCTGTGCTCTGGTCCTACACCTGCAAATTACAGCACACAACCCTCTGATAAGAATGGAGCCCAACCTCAGCGCTGGTACGCACTGGACCCTGAACTGGAAGAAATGCTGGTCCCCAGAAAAATGTCAATCAGCCCTTTGGAAAGCTGGCTGACTGTTAGATTCTCCCTCCCTAAAGTGGAGATCATCAATGTTCATGAAAAGCTAGGTTATGAACCTACCCAACAGTATGACTGTCCCCCATGTGAACGGGAAGCTGatgtggaggaagaggaaggagaagtCAGCACTAACAAGGTTGAGTGTAAGAATGTGTTGAAGATCCGCAGGAGGAAAATGAATAGGCATAAGTACAAAAAGCTGCTCAAACGAACACGTTTTTTGCGGAGGAAGATACTAGATGGTCGCAGGAAAAAACGTCAG GCCAAGTTTGAGAGAGATCTGAAACGCATCTGGAGAAAAGCTGGATTGAAAAAACCTTCTGAGGGATGGCAGCTTCCCAAGATATTTGTGAGAACTAAGTGA
- the LOC115636883 gene encoding uncharacterized protein LOC115636883, translating to MAQQRCRSVLITGCSRGIGLGLARGLAAASPAPDWVIATCRCPEKAQELQQLSKQYSNIKLLQLDVVCENSIKKVVKEVEEILGDKGLNCLINNAGINVVASLEEVTAETMLTIYETNTVAQLMVTKAFLPLLRKAAQLSTGMGCHRAAIINMSSLAASMELVQANEMFLKVYPYRIAKTALNMITRCLAADLKEDRILCISLHPGWIQTDMGGDMAPLQIQEAIPGILSVLANLSEKDNGSFLDGQGGTLPW from the exons atggcccagcaGCGCTGCCGCTCCGTGCTCATCACCGGCTGCAGCCGGGGCatcgggctggggctggcgcggGGGCTGGCGGCCGCGAGCCCCGCCCCGGACTGGGTGATCGCCACGTGCCGCTGCCCGGAGAAGGCGCAG GAACTCCAGCAGCTCAGCAAGCAGTATAGCAACATCAAactactccagctcg ACGTGGTCTGTGAAAACAGCATAAAGAAAGTAGTCAAGGAAGTGGAAGAGATCTTGGGAGACAAAGGGCTGAACTGCCTCATTAACAATGCTGGTATCAATGTGGTTGCGTCCCTGGAAGAAGTCACTGCTGAAACAATGCTCACCATTTATGAAACCAACACAGTCGCTCAGTTGATGGTCACTAAG GCCTTTCTTCCCCTTCTGAGGAAGGCAGCCCAGTTGAGCACTGGTATGGGTTGTCACCGAGCAGCCATTATCAATATGTCATCGCTTGCTGCCTCCATGGAACTGGTCCAGGCAAATGAGATGTTCCTCAAAGTCTATCCTTATAGAATAGCGAAG ACTGCACTGAATATGATCACCAGGTGTCTTGCTGCAGACTTGAAAGAGGATAGAATCCTTTGTATTTCTCTGCACCCAGGCTGGATTCAAACTGACATGGGAGGAGACATG GCTCCTTTGCAGATACAAGAAGCTATCCCAGGTATCCTCTCAGTTCTGGCTAATCTCAGCGAAAAAGACAACGGCTCCTTCCTAGATGGGCAAGGGGGAACACTACCATGGTAA